A stretch of Eleutherodactylus coqui strain aEleCoq1 chromosome 9, aEleCoq1.hap1, whole genome shotgun sequence DNA encodes these proteins:
- the HEY1 gene encoding hairy/enhancer-of-split related with YRPW motif protein 1, translating to MKRTHGDYSSSDSELDENIEVEKESADENGNLSSPPGSMSPSTTSQILARKRRRGIIEKRRRDRINNSLSELRRLVPSAFEKQGSAKLEKAEILQMTVDHLKMLHTAGGKGYFDAHALAMDYRSLGFRECLAEVARYLSIIEGLDNADPLRVRLVSHLNNYASQREAANSAHTSIGHIPWGGAFGHHPHLSHPLLLAQTPHTNTSGTTSSSEPHHQSRHPGSPHADSTTLRVSSNGSLTSVLPVVTPSKLSPPLLSSVASLSAFPFSFGSFHLLSPNALSPTAPAPTGKPYRPWGTEIGAF from the exons ATGAAGAGGACGCACGGGGACTACAGCTCCTCGGACAGCGAGCTGGACGAGAACATAGAGGTGGAGAAGGAGAGTGCGGACGAGAATGG gaATCTGAGTTCTCCtcccgggtctatgtctccatctaCAACTTCTCAGATTTTAGCAAGAAAGAGGCGCAGAGGG ATCATTGAGAAGCGTCGGCGGGACAGGATTAATAATAGCTTGTCTGAGCTGCGGAGACTAGTGCCCAGCGCGTTTGAGAAACAG GGTTCGGCCAAGTTAGAAAAAGCTGAGATTCTTCAGATGACGGTTGACCATCTCAAGATGCTGCACACTGCAGGGGGTAAAG GCTACTTTGATGCCCACGCCCTTGCAATGGACTATCGCAGCCTGGGCTTCCGAGAATGTCTTGCTGAAGTTGCCCGCTATTTAAGTATAATTGAAGGCTTGGACAATGCTGACCCTCTTCGGGTACGACTGGTTTCTCATCTCAACAACTATGCTTCCCAGAGAGAAGCTGCAAACAGTGCCCACACCAGCATCGGACATATACCATGGGGAGGTGCCTTTGGGCACCATCCTCATCTATCTCACCCGCTACTCCTGGCACAGACTCCACATACAAATACAAGTGGCACAACGTCTTCTTCAGAACCGCACCACCAGAGCAGACATCCCGGGTCACCACATGCCGATTCCACTACTCTGCGGGTTTCCTCCAATGGGAGCCTTACGTCAGTTCTTCCAGTGGTGACTCCTTCTAAACTCTCTCCTCCGCTGCTGTCCTCGGTGGCATCTCTCTCAGCATTCCCGTTTTCTTTTGGATCTTTCCACTTATTGTCTCCCAATGCACTGAGCCCAACGGCACCAGCACCTACAGGCAAACCCTACAGACCCTGGGGGACGGAGATCGGAGCCTTTTAG